The following proteins are co-located in the Hydrogenophaga sp. RAC07 genome:
- a CDS encoding CmpA/NrtA family ABC transporter substrate-binding protein: MSEFFDPYNADRPLMLKCSCGRDHTIADHHAEVAADGAAIELRRRSEAAEFEAYSNEFIEATLVKALFPHDEVRRRFLRAVGKGTAMAAIASVLPVASLQAMAQEKQGSLEKTNLKIGFIPITCATPLIMAAPLGFYQKQGLNVEVTKTAGWALVRDKMINKEYDATHFLSPMPLAISMGLGSNAVPMNVATIQNINGQAITLALKHKNNRDPKNWKGFKFGIPFDYSMHNFLLRYYLAENGLNPDTDVQLRVIPPAEMVANLRAGNIDGFLGPDPFNQRAVFDEVGFIHVLTRDLWDGHPCCAFGTSTEFIQKNPNTFAALYRAVLTSAAMARDPKNRELIAKVISPSQYLNQPEAVVTQVLTGRFADGLGKIQNVPERADFDPMPWQSMAVWMLTQMQRWGYVKGDVDYKAVAEKVFLITDARKHMKDLGQPFAAGGGYTKHTIMGKAFDSAKPAEYLKSFAISKAA; the protein is encoded by the coding sequence ATGTCCGAATTCTTCGATCCCTACAACGCCGATCGTCCGCTCATGCTCAAGTGCAGCTGCGGACGCGACCACACGATCGCCGATCACCACGCCGAGGTGGCGGCCGACGGTGCGGCCATCGAATTGCGCCGACGCAGCGAGGCCGCCGAGTTCGAGGCCTACAGCAACGAGTTCATTGAAGCCACGCTGGTCAAGGCGCTGTTTCCGCACGACGAGGTGCGCCGCCGTTTCCTGCGCGCCGTAGGCAAGGGCACGGCCATGGCCGCCATTGCAAGCGTGTTGCCGGTGGCCAGCCTGCAAGCCATGGCGCAAGAGAAGCAAGGCTCGCTGGAGAAGACCAACCTGAAGATCGGTTTCATCCCGATCACCTGCGCCACGCCGCTCATCATGGCCGCGCCGCTGGGCTTCTACCAGAAGCAGGGCCTCAACGTCGAAGTCACCAAGACCGCGGGCTGGGCCCTGGTGCGCGACAAGATGATCAACAAGGAATACGACGCGACCCACTTCCTGTCGCCGATGCCGCTGGCCATCAGCATGGGCCTGGGCAGCAACGCCGTGCCGATGAACGTGGCGACCATCCAGAACATCAACGGCCAGGCGATCACGCTGGCCCTGAAGCACAAGAACAACCGCGATCCGAAGAACTGGAAAGGCTTCAAGTTCGGCATCCCGTTCGACTACTCGATGCACAACTTCCTGTTGCGCTACTACCTGGCCGAGAACGGCCTGAACCCGGACACCGACGTGCAGCTGCGCGTGATCCCGCCGGCGGAGATGGTGGCCAACCTGCGCGCCGGCAACATCGACGGCTTCCTCGGCCCGGACCCGTTCAACCAGCGTGCGGTGTTCGACGAAGTCGGCTTCATCCACGTGCTGACCCGCGACCTCTGGGACGGGCACCCGTGCTGCGCCTTCGGCACCAGCACCGAGTTCATCCAGAAGAACCCCAACACCTTTGCAGCGCTCTACCGTGCGGTGCTCACTTCGGCCGCCATGGCGCGCGACCCGAAGAACCGCGAGCTGATCGCCAAGGTGATCTCGCCCAGCCAATACCTCAACCAGCCCGAAGCCGTGGTCACGCAGGTGCTCACAGGGCGCTTTGCCGACGGCCTGGGCAAGATCCAGAACGTGCCCGAGCGCGCCGACTTCGATCCGATGCCGTGGCAGAGCATGGCCGTTTGGATGCTCACGCAGATGCAGCGCTGGGGCTATGTCAAGGGCGACGTGGACTACAAGGCCGTGGCCGAGAAGGTGTTCCTGATCACCGACGCGCGCAAACACATGAAGGACCTGGGTCAACCGTTCGCCGCCGGCGGTGGCTACACCAAGCACACCATCATGGGCAAGGCGTTTGATTCGGCCAAGCCTGCCGAGTACCTCAAGAGCTTCGCCATCAGCAAAGCGGCTTGA
- the ntrB gene encoding nitrate ABC transporter permease has protein sequence MKATSLNLRAALVSLIIFCVFIGAWQLSTSGPSIGGASSGMTAEEIEYAKMMGKDPGAEKSTGFPPPMEVAKASWGHLSDPFYDNGPNDKGIGIQLAHSLGRVGLGFLLAMAVAIPLGFLIGMSPLMRKAFDPFVQVLKPISPLAWMPLALYTLKDSDVSGIFVIFICSVWPMLINTAFGVSAVKREWLNVASTLEVNPIRKAFQVILPAAAPTILTGMRISMGIAWLVIVAAEMLVGGTGVGYFVWNEWNNLSLTNVIFAVLLIGVVGMLLDLMFAQLQKAVTYVE, from the coding sequence ATGAAAGCCACCAGCCTCAACCTGCGCGCGGCCCTGGTCTCGCTGATCATCTTCTGCGTCTTCATCGGGGCCTGGCAGCTTTCAACGTCGGGGCCGTCGATTGGCGGCGCCTCCAGCGGCATGACGGCCGAGGAGATCGAGTACGCCAAGATGATGGGCAAGGACCCCGGCGCCGAGAAGAGCACCGGTTTCCCACCGCCCATGGAAGTGGCCAAGGCGAGCTGGGGGCATTTGTCCGACCCGTTCTACGACAATGGTCCGAACGACAAGGGCATCGGCATCCAGCTCGCGCATTCACTCGGCCGCGTGGGCCTGGGCTTTTTGCTGGCCATGGCGGTGGCGATTCCGCTGGGCTTCCTGATTGGCATGTCGCCGCTGATGCGCAAGGCGTTCGACCCCTTCGTGCAGGTGCTCAAACCCATCAGCCCGCTGGCCTGGATGCCGCTGGCGCTCTACACGTTGAAAGACTCCGACGTGAGCGGCATTTTCGTGATCTTCATCTGCTCGGTGTGGCCGATGTTGATCAACACCGCCTTCGGTGTGTCCGCCGTCAAGCGCGAGTGGCTCAACGTGGCGAGCACGCTCGAAGTGAACCCGATCCGCAAGGCCTTCCAGGTGATCCTGCCGGCCGCCGCGCCCACCATCCTCACCGGCATGCGCATCAGCATGGGCATCGCCTGGCTGGTGATCGTGGCCGCCGAGATGCTGGTGGGTGGCACCGGCGTGGGCTACTTCGTGTGGAACGAGTGGAACAACCTCTCGCTCACCAACGTGATCTTTGCCGTGCTGCTCATCGGTGTGGTGGGCATGTTGCTCGACCTCATGTTTGCCCAGTTGCAGAAGGCGGTGACCTATGTGGAGTGA